From Oryza sativa Japonica Group chromosome 4, ASM3414082v1, one genomic window encodes:
- the LOC107280591 gene encoding uncharacterized protein — protein MRETEEERQAALIASSVLDEALGDIRLQYEVHAEDLTKRVKDARGVLDAAAAQEQRESTLAAHERMAAEAEPSLRLREEAAAKRDRTTLTAKASVARHAEELRLREEACRERDAALAEREAEVNRREVASCRLGEQLAKREEAVAGREAQHLESARAVHAAMAARASELEAREKDLAAGGQPGGAELVSQLTAAHSTLADLERLVQDQAREIAALRLTNEIGPGQLSNAVDRLERAGRRVSISVRRDSKLPPTQPALVLRLDGLVADLERLEEEVGETMKSSSASLARAAVELVLASHQARNPDFVPWPGLEDFPPGT, from the coding sequence ATGCGGGAGACGGAGGAAGAGCGGCAGGCAGCACTGATTGCCTCAAGCGTCCTAGATGAAGCGCTGGGCGACATCCGCTTACAGTACGAGGTCCATGCCGAGGACTTGACGAAGAGGGTTAAGGACGCCCGTGGTGTCCTCGATGCGGCTGCCGCCCAAGAGCAGCGCGAGTCCACCTTGGCTGCCCACGAGAgaatggcggcggaggcggagccctCCCTTCGCCTTCGTGAGGAGGCCGCAGCCAAGCGTGACCGGACCACTCTCACCGCGAAAGCTTCGGTGGCCCGTCACGCGGAGGAGCTACGGCTCCGAGAAGAGGCGTGCCGGGAACGGGACGCCGCACTCGCCGAGCGCGAAGCCGAGGTGAACCGCCGTGAGGTGGCCTCGTGCCGGCTAGGCGAGCAACTCGCGAAACGCGAGGAGGCCGTCGCTGGGCGCGAGGCTCAGCATCTGGAGAGTGCTCGCGCCGTGcacgcggcgatggcggcgagggctTCTGAGCTGGAGGCTCGGGAGAAGGACCTGGCGGCGGGCGGGCAGCCCGGCGGCGCGGAGTTGGTGAGCCAGCTTACCGCGGCTCATAGCACTCTTGCCGACCTAGAGCGCCTGGTGCAAGACCAGGCTAGGGAGATCGCGGCCCTCCGCCTTACCAACGAGATCGGACCCGGGCAGCTCTCCAATGCCGTCGATCGGCTGGAGCGCGCGGGGCGCCGAGTCAGCATCTCCGTGCGTCGGGATAGTAAGCTCCCGCCCACACAGCCGGCACTCGTGCTCCGGCTGGACGGGCTGGTGGCGGATCTGgagaggctggaggaggaggtcggcgagaccatgaaatcgtcgtcgGCTTCCTTGGCGCGGGCCGCGGTGGAACTGGTCCTCGCGAGCCACCAAGCCCGCAACCCGGACTTCGTCCCATGGCCCGGACTCGAGGATTTCCCCCCGGGGACCTAG
- the LOC136356065 gene encoding uncharacterized protein — protein sequence MASRKLCHYFQAHRVSVVTSYPLDQILHNREGTGRVVKWAIELAEFDLHFEPQHTIKSQVLADFVAEWTPVDDLVLSNVPSLPGDGEDPNADIRGGHWVMHFDGSLNLQGAGAGVTLTSPSGDILKYVVRLDFRATNNMAEYEGLLAGLRAAAGMGIRRLLVLGDSQLVVNQVSKEYHCTDAQMDTYVR from the coding sequence ATGGCCTCAAGGAAATTGTGCCACTATTTCCAAGCGCATCGGGTGTCCGTAGTGACATCCTACCCTCTCGACCAAATCTTGcacaaccgagagggtactggtcGGGTTGTAAAGTGGGCCATCGAGCTTGCTGAGTTTGACCTGCACTTCGAACCACAGCACACGATCAAAAGCCAGGTCCTGGCTGACTTCGTCGCGGAGTGGACCCCAGTTGACGACCTTGTTCTATCCAACGTTCCTTCCCTCCCCGGAGATGGAGAGGACCCAAACGCCGACATTCGTGGCGGGCACTGGGTTATGCATTTCGATGGCTCCCTCAACCTTCAAGGTGCAGGTGCCGGAGTCACGCTGACTTCGCCAAGCGGGGACATCCTCAAATACGTCGTTCGGCTCGACTTCCGAGCCACGAACAACATGGCGGAATACGAAGGACTCCTCGCGGGGTTGAGGGCAGCGGCCGGAATGGGCATCCGCCGTCTCCTGGTcctaggcgactcccagctggtcgtgaATCAAGTATCCAAAGAATACCACTGCACCGACGCACAAATGGACACATATGTCCGCTAA